Genomic window (Acidobacteriota bacterium):
AAGGGACTCCAGCACGGGCAGCAGCATCTGGGCTTCGTCGAGATTGAAGGTTCGGTCAGACATCCGGATCACTTCATTGTATTGCATCGCGCGGAAGGCGTCGTTGGTCGCTCGTCGTTCGTCGTTCGCACTGCTCGTGATGAAGCCTCGCCTGACCCTTGCGTGATATGTTCGGAATTCAGCATGGACACAATCACGCCGACTCCGTCTGAATCAACGCCCCGCAACATTTATGCGTTCGGACTGACTTCGCTGCTGAACGATACGGCGAGCGAGATGGCCTACTGGGTTTTGCCTGCATTCCTCGCCTCGATCGGCGCCGGACCAGCGCAACTGGGCATCATCGAAGGCATCGCTGAGAGTGTCGCATCCATCGCAAAGCTTTTTTCTGGATACCTAGCGGATCGCCTGCCGCGCCGGAAGCCTCTGGTCGTTGGCGGATACGTGGTTGCAAACGCCGTAAAACCGCTGCTTGCCCTGGTTTCTTCGTGGTCGCAAGTCCTCGGAATTCGCTTCGCCGACCGGTTTGCAAAAGGGATTCGTGGCACCGCACGCGACGTGATGGTTGCTGAGTCGGTAGACTCCTCGCGCATCGGCGCGGCCTATGGGTTGATCCAGGCCCTGGACTCAGCCGGAGCGATCTTCGGCCCGCTCGCCGCCCTTGCCCTGATCGGAACCTTCGGCATGCGTGGCGTCTTTTGGGCCGCTGCGATTCCCGGAGGTCTGGCCATTCTGGTGGCCATCTTCGGAATTCGCGAAACTCACCACCGCGAGTCCAAGTCTCAGACGGAGATTCTTTCTTCGGTCGATGACAAACACAGCGACGCTGCCGCTCGCACTGCGAAGATTTCCACACAGGCGGCCGCGCTATCCACGCCTCGCCTTCCCACACCTTTCTATTACGTGCTTTTGGTCGTCACGCTATTTTCCATGGGAAATTCCAGCGACATGTTTCTCATCTTGCGGGCGGGGAGTATCGGGATTCCGGTATCGCAGGCACCTTTGCTGGGATTGGTCTTCAACATCACCTACACACTGCTTTCCTGGCCGGCGGGAAAATTTAGTGACCGTTTCTCCCGCTCCACCATTGCCGCGGCGGGATATTTCGTGTTCGCGATCGTGTATCTGGTCTTCGCGCTCGCGCCTTCCCAATTGGCAATCTGGACGTCGATGGCTTTCTATGGCCTTTTCTATGCGCTGACGAATCCGGTGCTCAAAGCACTCGTGGTGGAAACGGTTGCGCCCG
Coding sequences:
- a CDS encoding MFS transporter, with product MDTITPTPSESTPRNIYAFGLTSLLNDTASEMAYWVLPAFLASIGAGPAQLGIIEGIAESVASIAKLFSGYLADRLPRRKPLVVGGYVVANAVKPLLALVSSWSQVLGIRFADRFAKGIRGTARDVMVAESVDSSRIGAAYGLIQALDSAGAIFGPLAALALIGTFGMRGVFWAAAIPGGLAILVAIFGIRETHHRESKSQTEILSSVDDKHSDAAARTAKISTQAAALSTPRLPTPFYYVLLVVTLFSMGNSSDMFLILRAGSIGIPVSQAPLLGLVFNITYTLLSWPAGKFSDRFSRSTIAAAGYFVFAIVYLVFALAPSQLAIWTSMAFYGLFYALTNPVLKALVVETVAPEVRGRALGIYYFLTSVTTLFASVITGELWKVYGARVPFYLSAGIAAVSALLLLARPKRKTGTARAR